The Archangium primigenium genomic interval TGGATCATGTCCTGTCCGCCGAACTCACGCTTTCCTTCGGGCCCGCGGTCCCTGGGTCCAAGTCGCTCTTCTTCGTCGAGGAGGCCTTCCTCGACGTTCGGCTCGCGGGCATTCCGGAGTGATCACCATGCGCGACCCCTCTCCGCTCGATGATTTGACCCATGCCGACCTGATGGCGGAGGCACGCGCCCTGCTGCCCACGCTCGCCCCCGGCTGGACGGACCACAACCCATCCGACCCTGGCATCATGCTCGTGGAACTGCTCGCCTGGCTCACCGAGATGGTGCTCTACCGCGTGGATCAGGTGCCCGAGCGCAGCACGTGGACCTTCCTTCGACTGCTCAACGCACCGGACTGGAAGCGCCCGGTTCCAGGCGAGGAGACGGATCCCGAGGCGCTGTCGAGGGCCATCCACGCCACGCTCCTGGAGCTGCGCACCCCCTACCGGGCGGTGACGTGCGAGGACTTCGAGTGGCTCGCCAGGCAGTGGGTGAAGACGACGCGAGACCCCACACCGCGACGCATCCACTGCCTCGCCGAGCGTGACCTGACGGGGGGCCCACCGAACGAGGTCAAGCCAGGACACTTCAGCATCGTGGTCATCTCGGAGACAATCGCATCCACGCCGCCCGGCACGACCGAACAGCCCGACGCGACGGTGCTGTCGTCCCTGTGGAAGTTTCTCGAGCCGCGGTGCTTGCTCACCACCGTCTGTCATGTCGTTGGCCCGAAGTACGTGCGATTCAGTCTCGAGGCGACCCTCTACCTGCGACCGGAGGCCGTGGCCCAGGACGTCCAGAAGAAGGCCGCCGAAGCCGTGCAACGCCACCTCCACGCATTGCACGGCGGGGCGGACGGCCGCGGATGGCCCCTGGGCCGGAGCGTGTTCGTCTCGGAGCTGCTCGCCTGGCTTCACGACCAGCCCGGCGTGGCTTACGTGGAGCTGGGCGATTCGTTCCGGCTGGTGCTGGAAGAAGAGGACTCGCATCGCCTGCTCCCGAACAAGGGGGGGGTGCGGTTGCAGGCGCACGAACTCCCCGCCGTGAACCTCTCTTCCGAGAATTTCAAGACGAAGTCCGTGGCCGACGACACCTGGAGCCACTCATGACGACGAGTTCCTATTTCCAATACCTGCCCGCCGTCCTCCAGCAGGATCCCGTCCTGGGTGATTTCCTGAAGGCCTTCGAGCACATGTACACCGGGTATTCGGAGACCGGCATGCCGGAGGGGCTCGAACTCACGCTGGATCGCATCCACACCTGGTTCGACCCGGTGGGAGAAAACCCACACAGGGGTGCACCCGAGGACTTCCTTCCCTGGCTGGCGGACTGGGTCGCGGTGAGCCTGCGGCAGGAATGGTCGCTGGAGTTCAAGCGCCAGTTCATCCGACGCGCGGTGTCCCTGCATCGCAAGCGGGGCACCCGGGAGGGAGTGCGGGAGGTGCTCCAGCTCCTCCTGCCAGACGTGTCCGTCGAGGTCTCGAGAGGAGACCCGGAAGAGTCCCATTTCTTCCGCGTCTCGTTCTCCGTGCACAAGCGCGATCCCGCGGAACTGGCCCGGCTGGCGCATCAGGTGAGCACCCTCGTCGATCAGCAGAAGCCCGCGCACACGGTCTACGCCCTGGAAATCCACTCCCCCAGCATGCAGATCTCCCACGAGCAGGGAAAAGAACTCCGTATTGGGAAAAACACCCTTTTGGGCAGGGTGAAGTTCAGCCCAAGGAAAGCCACGACATGATGGACGACAAGCAGCCCCCGTATGTGACCAAGCGCCTGCGCTACTACAACAATCAATTCCTGATGGAGCAGGACTTCATCGACGAGCAGACATATCACATCGACCGGCAGCGCAGTCACGACCGGCTCCTGCACGCGCCCGGGATCGCCGAGGGACTGGAGGTCACCCGGGTGGACGCGAGGACGGTGTCCGTCACCGCCGGGGCGGCCGTGGACGGCCTGGGACGCCATCTCCTGCTGAACACGGCTCAAACGATTTTCTTCCCGGAGAAGGGAGGAACGCACCTGTATATGCGCTTCCAGGAAGAACAGGTGGACGGCTCCGACAGCAAGCAGGACGTCTCAGGTGCCAACCGATTTCTTCAGAAGCCAGACATCTTCTTCTCGGCGGAGATCGATGGGAGCGCGGCTCACGTGCTGCTCGCGGAGGTGATCACGGAGAACGGTGACATCAAGTCCGTGGAGACGAGCCACCGCGTCTACGCGGGCGTTCACCTGCCAGGCCCCATGGGGGGACATGTCCTGCGCTCGATCGCGAAGGTCGACGCCGAGCCGCCGGAGAGCGGCGTGAGCGTGAGCGGGAATCTTCAAGTGATGGGGGCGCTCATTCCTCGGGCTGGAAACACCGC includes:
- a CDS encoding phage tail protein I, which produces MTTSSYFQYLPAVLQQDPVLGDFLKAFEHMYTGYSETGMPEGLELTLDRIHTWFDPVGENPHRGAPEDFLPWLADWVAVSLRQEWSLEFKRQFIRRAVSLHRKRGTREGVREVLQLLLPDVSVEVSRGDPEESHFFRVSFSVHKRDPAELARLAHQVSTLVDQQKPAHTVYALEIHSPSMQISHEQGKELRIGKNTLLGRVKFSPRKATT